From a single Pelodiscus sinensis isolate JC-2024 chromosome 4, ASM4963464v1, whole genome shotgun sequence genomic region:
- the SLC15A3 gene encoding solute carrier family 15 member 3, giving the protein MARNAAQEERQPLLQQERAPAGGLWAAFEGRKAACAAVLLVEILERAAFFGIVSNLVLYLNSSNFNWGGSQASRATLLFLGASYLLSPVGGWLADVYLGRYWTIVLSFLLYVASACLLPATASSDGRLFFCGEMPTYDLQKSCQNQSGQCQQSAPGQYCAPLMYTGLLLLALGISSVKANLTPFGADQVTDRGRDATRRFFNWFYWSINIGAVIALLVVAFIQQNIDFLIGYTIPTACVILALLVFLVAAPTFITKPPTGSQVSTMLRLAFRGRCHGRARRTRLGPLQSETQDPDVLPDGKSQPWAPSPEEDLANFQVMAKILPVLLTFIPYWMVYFQMQSTYYLQGLHLFIPNIFQHNSTGSSYAFPDAWLLLANVVVLLVLVPLKDRVIDPFLVRRKLLPSALKRMALGMFFGLTSIIVAGVLETKRLQFVKNNQTIQQHIGEDIYTAASLPIWWQIPQYLLIGISEIFASIPGLEFAYSEAPKSMQGAIMGLFFFISGVGSLLGSGLLTLLSVPEHGWMHCPEDFGNINNCHMDYYFFLLAGIQTVTCVLFFWISVRYERQPPHNCRACVGPEGD; this is encoded by the exons atgGCCCGCAATGCTGCCCAAGAGGAgcgccagcccctgctgcagcaggagagGGCCCCAGCTGGGGGTTTATGGGCCGCCTTCGAGGGCCGGAAGGCAGCCTGCGCGGCCGTGCTGCTGGTGGAGATCCTGGAGCGGGCGGCTTTCTTCGGCATCGTCTCCAACCTCGTCCTTTACCTCAACAGCAGCAACTTCAACTGGGGGGGGTCGCAGGCTTCGCGGGCCACCCTCCTCTTCTTGGGCGCCTCCTACCTGCTCTCGcccgtggggggctggctggccgaCGTCTACCTGGGCCGCTACTGGACCATCGTGCTGAGCTTCCTGCTCTACGTGGCGTCGGCCTGCCTGCTGCCCGCCACGGCCTCCTCGGACGGGCGGCTTTTCTTCTGCGGGGAGATGCCAACCTACGACTTGCAGAAGTCCTGCCAGAACCAGAGCggtcagtgccagcagtctgCGCCCGGCCAGTACTGCGCCCCCCTGATGTACAccggcctgctgctgctggccctgggcatcAGCTCCGTCAAAGCCAACCTCACCCCTTTCGGCGCTGATCAG GTGACTGACCGTGGCCGCGACGCCACACGGCGCTTTTTCAACTGGTTCTACTGGAGCATTAACATCGGGGCGGTGATCGCGCTGCTCGTGGTGGCCTTCATCCAGCAGAACATCGACTTCCTCATCGGTTACACCATCCCCACCGCCTGCGTGATCCTGGCCCTCCTCGTCTTCCTCGTGGCTGCCCCCACCTTCATCACCAAGCCCCCCACGGGCAGCCAGGTCTCCACCATGCTCAGGCTGGCCTTCCGGGGCAGGTGCCACGGCCGAGCGCGACGCACCAG GCTGGGCCCTCTCCAGTCGGAAACCCAGGACCCGGATGTCCTCCCCGATGGCAAAtcgcagccctgggccccttcgCCGGAGGAGGATCTTGCCAACTTCCAGGTGATGGCCAAGATCCTGCCGGTGCTACTGACCTTCATTCCCTACTGGATGGTCTACTTCCAG ATGCAGTCGACTTACTATCTGCAAGGCCTGCACCTCTTCATCCCCAACATCTTCCAGCACAACAGCACAGGCAGCAGCTACGCG TTCCCTGATGCCTGGCTCTTGTTAGCCAATGTGGTGGTCCTGCTGGTTCTGGTCCCGCTGAAGGATCGAGTGATTGACCCGTTCCTGGTGAGGCGGAAGCTGCTGCCCTCGGCACTGAAGAGGATGGCTCTGGGCATGTTCTTCGGTCTCACCTCTATCATTGTGGCAG GTGTCCTGGAGACCAAGAGGCTgcagtttgtgaagaacaacCAGACCATCCAGCAGCATATTGGTGAGGACATATacacagctgcctccctgcccatCTGGTGGCAGATTCCCCAGTACCTGCTCATTGGCATCAGCGAAATCTTCGCCAGCATTCCAG gcCTGGAATTTGCCTACTCAGAGGCCCCCAAGTCCATGCAAGGAGCCATCATGGGGCTCTTTTTCTTCATTTCTGGCGTGGGCTCGCTCCTGGGCTCGGGGCTGCTGACTCTCCTCTCGGTGCCAGAGCACGGCTGGATGCACTGTCCTGAGGACTTCG GGAACATTAACAATTGCCACATGGACTATTACTTCTTCCTCCTGGCTGGGATCCAGACGGTGACCTGCGTGCTCTTTTTCTGGATTTCTGTTCGCTATGAGAGGCAGCCGCCCCACAACTGCCGCGCCTGTGTGGGCCCCGAGGGGGACTGA